The following are encoded together in the Macadamia integrifolia cultivar HAES 741 chromosome 10, SCU_Mint_v3, whole genome shotgun sequence genome:
- the LOC122091025 gene encoding uncharacterized protein LOC122091025 isoform X4 has protein sequence MILSLLLAYRKSQEPAVDKLKEATMDEITSALVSRYELNFTRQDTASLWFLCKQEASLLDITDRACSIFSPFEIWIQLQVCSVAQTGDLSSIQSHPLPREEGV, from the exons ATGATACTCTCCTTGCTTTTG GCATACAGGAAAAGTCAGGAGCCAGCTGTTGACAAGCTTAAGGAAGCTACCATGGATGAAATTACATCTGCATTAGTGAGTCGCTATGAGCTGAATTTCACAAGACAGGACACTGCTTCGCTCTGGTTTCTGTGCAAGCAG GAGGCATCATTATTGGACATAACTGACCGAGCTTGCAGCATTTTCAGCCCTTTTGAG ATATGGATTCAGCTACAGGTGTGCAGTGTGGCACAGACTGGGGATTTGTCCTCTATCCAGTCCCATCCATTGCCAAGAGAGGAAGGAGTGTAA
- the LOC122091025 gene encoding uncharacterized protein LOC122091025 isoform X1 yields MILSLLLAYRKSQEPAVDKLKEATMDEITSALVSRYELNFTRQDTASLWFLCKQEASLLDITDRACSIFSPFEPMLPGFGSPLVELHVHKCRYGFSYRCAVWHRLGICPLSSPIHCQERKECKRE; encoded by the exons ATGATACTCTCCTTGCTTTTG GCATACAGGAAAAGTCAGGAGCCAGCTGTTGACAAGCTTAAGGAAGCTACCATGGATGAAATTACATCTGCATTAGTGAGTCGCTATGAGCTGAATTTCACAAGACAGGACACTGCTTCGCTCTGGTTTCTGTGCAAGCAG GAGGCATCATTATTGGACATAACTGACCGAGCTTGCAGCATTTTCAGCCCTTTTGAG CCTATGCTACCCGGATTTGGCTCTCCCCTGGTTGAATTGCATGTCCATAAATGCAGATATGGATTCAGCTACAGGTGTGCAGTGTGGCACAGACTGGGGATTTGTCCTCTATCCAGTCCCATCCATTGCCAAGAGAGGAAGGAGTGTAAGAGAGAATGA
- the LOC122091025 gene encoding uncharacterized protein LOC122091025 isoform X3, giving the protein MILSLLLAYRKSQEPAVDKLKEATMDEITSALVSRYELNFTRQDTASLWFLCKQEASLLDITDRACSIFSPFEEKWHISAWMAVKTREKVASAVFLMTARIPDAEFSHQMDYPHLGIC; this is encoded by the exons ATGATACTCTCCTTGCTTTTG GCATACAGGAAAAGTCAGGAGCCAGCTGTTGACAAGCTTAAGGAAGCTACCATGGATGAAATTACATCTGCATTAGTGAGTCGCTATGAGCTGAATTTCACAAGACAGGACACTGCTTCGCTCTGGTTTCTGTGCAAGCAG GAGGCATCATTATTGGACATAACTGACCGAGCTTGCAGCATTTTCAGCCCTTTTGAG GAGAAATGGCATATTTCCGCATGGATGGCTGTTAAAACTAGGGAGAAGGTTGCAAGCGCTGTTTTCCTGATGACTGCAAGGATTCCAGATGCGGAGTTCTCACATCAGATGGACTATCCTCATCTGGGAATTTGCTAG
- the LOC122091025 gene encoding uncharacterized protein LOC122091025 isoform X5, protein MILSLLLAYRKSQEPAVDKLKEATMDEITSALVSRYELNFTRQDTASLWFLCKQEASLLDITDRACSIFSPFEHWSSPLSIILSDVCPPGEMAYFRMDGC, encoded by the exons ATGATACTCTCCTTGCTTTTG GCATACAGGAAAAGTCAGGAGCCAGCTGTTGACAAGCTTAAGGAAGCTACCATGGATGAAATTACATCTGCATTAGTGAGTCGCTATGAGCTGAATTTCACAAGACAGGACACTGCTTCGCTCTGGTTTCTGTGCAAGCAG GAGGCATCATTATTGGACATAACTGACCGAGCTTGCAGCATTTTCAGCCCTTTTGAG CACTGGTCATCACCATTATCTATCATCCTGTCAGATGTATGTCCCCCAGGAGAAATGGCATATTTCCGCATGGATGGCTGTTAA
- the LOC122091025 gene encoding uncharacterized protein LOC122091025 isoform X2, with amino-acid sequence MILSLLLAYRKSQEPAVDKLKEATMDEITSALVSRYELNFTRQDTASLWFLCKQEASLLDITDRACSIFSPFEMYVPQEKWHISAWMAVKTREKVASAVFLMTARIPDAEFSHQMDYPHLGIC; translated from the exons ATGATACTCTCCTTGCTTTTG GCATACAGGAAAAGTCAGGAGCCAGCTGTTGACAAGCTTAAGGAAGCTACCATGGATGAAATTACATCTGCATTAGTGAGTCGCTATGAGCTGAATTTCACAAGACAGGACACTGCTTCGCTCTGGTTTCTGTGCAAGCAG GAGGCATCATTATTGGACATAACTGACCGAGCTTGCAGCATTTTCAGCCCTTTTGAG ATGTATGTCCCCCAGGAGAAATGGCATATTTCCGCATGGATGGCTGTTAAAACTAGGGAGAAGGTTGCAAGCGCTGTTTTCCTGATGACTGCAAGGATTCCAGATGCGGAGTTCTCACATCAGATGGACTATCCTCATCTGGGAATTTGCTAG